From the Canis aureus isolate CA01 chromosome 33, VMU_Caureus_v.1.0, whole genome shotgun sequence genome, one window contains:
- the C33H4orf36 gene encoding uncharacterized protein C4orf36 homolog, which yields MAYGLPRKNAVKTLFRGSCYKIQEPWELALLTKTWYTNLANIKLPFLEEITFGSPVHLKKNKTTKNVRLPSAESIKLEREYEMKRLNHLKCQENVAEEIQFSLRERPVGLRRPLPPK from the exons ATGGCCTATGGCTTGCCAAGGAAGAACGCGGTGAAAACCCTGTTCCGGGGCAGTTGTTATAAAAT ACAGGAACCTTGGGAACTTGCACTGCTTACAAAGACCTGGTACACGAACCTAGCCAACATCAAGTTGCCTTTCTTGGAAGAAATTACATTTGGTAGTCCTGTacacctcaaaaaaaataaaaccactaagaATGTTCGCCTCCCTTCTGCAGAAT cCATCAAACTTGAAAGGGAGTATGAAATGAAGCGCTTGAATCACTTGAAATGTCAGGAAAATGTAGCCGAGGAAATTCAGTTTTCCCTAAGAGAAAGGCCAGTTGGTTTGAGAAGACCTCTTCCGCCTAAGTGA